The genomic interval tcccagttcatcccagatGGATCTCGCACCCCCCATCCCGGGGGTGTCTCTGTTTTGGGGCGATTCGGGTCCTTCTGCATCCCCCAAATTCTGAAAGCAGcgcccagctgggcaggggatcCCCCGCGGGATCCACACAGCCTGGAGGAGCCTTTAatgcaccccaaaaatgggggggatTAGGGGCTCATTTCTGTGCTCCCATTGGAACTGAGGGGTcccaaaggaggaggaggagggagtcCCTGATGGGGAGCAGTCCCTGGGGCACCCCAACTCCGTGAGATCTCCTTGCGGTGCTCCCCATCTCCTCTCTGCCCTGTCCGTGTTTTGGAGTGATTCGGGTCCTTCTGCGCCCCCAAATTCTGGAAGCAGCGCCTAACTAGGGAGGCGAATCCTCCGTTGGATCCACACATTTGGGGGTCCCCACACAGCATGGGGGACTGGGAGCTCATTTCTCTATTCCCCGTGGAACTGGGGAGGTCCCAAAGAGAAGGAGGGAGTTCCTGGGGCACTCAAACTCCGCGAGATGTCCTTGGGGTGTTTACTGCATCCCCCATTTCTCAGGGGTGTCCAGCACCCCAAAAAAGACCCGGGAGGGGTCTCGGCTGGACCTCTCTGCTCCCCAACATCCCAAAAAAGACCCGGGAGGGGGTCTCACTGCCCCCCAACACCCCGAGGGGGCTCGCAGTGCTTTTCCCCTCCGGGGAAAGGGTCCCGAAGCCCCGCAGCCCCTCCAGCATGGGACTCCTCCCCCCGTTGTGAGGTGGGGATCCCGGCACTGACCTCCGCGGCGTGGGCCGCCTCCTCGGCGGGCAGCACCGTGTGGGCTCGGTGCTCTcgggacaggtgacacaccaCACACACGGCCCGCCGGTCCTGCACGCAGTACAGCCGCAGCGGCTCCCCGTGCCGCGGGCAGCGCGGCGGGCCCGGCGGCCCggccggagcggcggcggcgggcagcggcggcgcgggcgcaggcggccccggcggcggctCGGCGGGGCCCggtggcagccccagctggcgGACGATGTGCACGATGTTGCCGAGGGAGCGGTTGGGGCGGAAGAGGCGCTGCGGCACCGGCTCGCGGCACTGCGGGCAGCACAGGCGTCGCGCCGAGTCCTCCCAGCACTGGGTCACGCAGGCGCGGCAGAAGTTGTGCCCGCACTCGGCCACCAGCACCGGGTCGTTGAAGTACTCCAGGCACACCGGGCACGTCAGTTCGTCCTGCAGGCTCCGCGCGGCGCTGCAGGGCGCGGGCGGCGCGGACGGGGGCGCGGGAGGCGCCTCCAtggcggccgcggggccggtggcggccgcggggccggcggcggtgCCGGTCGTGGCGCTGGTGCCCACAGAGAGTCCCCAAACGCGGAGCACCCGCTCCGCACGGCTCCGCCGCCCCGACTGACGGCCGAGGGGCGGTGCCGGGCCTGCGCCGGGGAAGGGGCGGGGCTGCGCCTGCGCGGGAGGGTAAAACGGGCGTGGTTTGCGCTGTCCGTAATGAGGTGGGCGTGGTCAGACTCTCCTGGTATATAATGAGCGCGGGCAGGGGGCGTGGTGTTGTCTGGAGGTGTGGCTGCGTTTGCGCAGTAGGAGAGGGCGGGTTAATGGCCGTGAGGGCCCGCAGGAGTGGCCTGAGGGCGGCTGAAGGGTCTGGGGGTCGCTGGGGGGGCTATTTGACAAGTGTTGGAAATTcgctccaggaagctgaattcagggaaaaattattcaaaaccTCCAGACGTACAAAAACGACCCCAAAAGCCCTTTCCTAGGGGATGGGATTTAGGGATTTTTACATCCCTACTGGGAGCAATCCGTCCTCCATGCGACAGATGCAGAGAACAACAGCaccattttcctgcttttctctacATTTCCTCACTGTCCGTGGTGAGATTGGCTTCGGGGAGGAAACACTTTGTCCCTGTACGGTGGGGCACGGGAATAAATTGGGGTTAAAAATTTAATTCGGGGTCAGAGCGGAACTGCCCTCTTCCGAAATGGCGGCCTCGGCTTCAGGCAGGGCGCGAGGGAAAATGGCGGCGGCCTCGCGCTCCCCATTGCCGCCCGCGCGGCCCGGCTCAAGATGGCGCCCGCGGCCTGAGGGCCCGGCCGCCATCTTGGGTGAGGGCAGCCAGGTCTTCAGGGCCCAGTCGGGGGGCAAAGCCTGCGGAGCGGGGCGAGGAGAAAACGACGTTTTGGCCCAGATTTGCTGTAAAATCTTGGATTGCTCCCTTCAAACATTTGATTGCATAATTTCTGTCtccaaaatgaatttttttgggTTTAGGATGGAGAACATGATAATAACTCAGTCAAACAATTCTCTTCTATGAGCTGTTCTGAGGATGCAAAATGAGGGAATAAcaccaaattccccaaaatgtTGCTGTGATATTTCTCAGGAGTTGCTTTTATTGTGTACCCAGGCCCTCAGAAAGGGTTTCCAAGGTgttattagagaaaaaaaatatttatgaccATGTCTTCTATTCATCGTTCAGGGTTCACCTGCCCCCTCTGGAGACTTGTCCTGGCTGGGGCAATCTCcagctttattattttattttattttattttattttattttattttattttattttattttattttatttccaataTTAACCTCCTCGTTCTCTTGCCACAGCTTGATTTGATTGCCCTGCACTGCATAGTGGTGCTTGTGGctacataataataataataataataataataataataataataataataataataataataataataataataataatttttttttccccccgagcaaagtggttttgttttttttaatttctgcccTGACTTGCAGCTCTTGCCGCCAGAGGGCCTCGGCCACTGTGCGCAgcccttttctgccttttcccacagctccttcctctttttccttttcttttttttttttttattctttctttccttccttttgtttttaccTTAACAAAGAGACACAGGTGTCCATGAGGTGTGGGGTTCCCAGTTtattcctgccctgtgccaccaccTCCTGCTCACCCTGAGCATCttcatcccctccatccccttctCCCACCTGCTGGCAGCACAACACCCCTGGATTTTCGTACCAGAACCAGCCCTGATTCCCCCATCCTTCCCCGATGGAGCCAAGTGCTGTTTCCTTTGGGAACCGGCTCCTTCTCCCCCAGGTTGTCCCTTTTTTGAGGTCTCAACTGTAGCAGTGCAAATATTCACCTATCGCTGTGGGGAGACACCAGGGCAGAtaaatcccaccctgtgccatgACAGAGCAGTGTCACCCACCCCAGAGCCCTTCAAGTGTCACTTGGTGTCCAAGACAAGTTTTCCCTCAGTTGTTGTCGGAACTCAAtacatccctctgggtgtccagagcagccaggacccctgccagggggctcagagaccctggcacatagcccagaacacctgtgggtttgattatgacccatggagcaaattaccagctTTGCATGAAGGCCTGAAAACCACAGAAGTTTAAgtaatgtaataataaaattatcactaggtgaaaaagtagattttggggcttttagaataggggttttggggacaagatggagggacttgggtgtgtccagcctttcttcttcttctctacctccatcttctgctgtgatgttggcacttacagatgggtttagagtagaaactcactgtctaacataggagataagtattggaaagtaattgtaaacatgtTATGCGTAGTTTGTGGTATAAAGAGATAACACCGCCCCGAGGGCAGTCAGAGTGCCTCTGACTATCCTGCTGAGCGGacctcagctgggcaggagaaaaattttatagataagatacaataaacaactcTGAGACTGAGAAGTGAAGAACTCCGATTCATTCTTTGAACGTGTGGGCCGAAACAGAGACTTTTCATGTGTCTCGGAGCTGCAATAAACTGCAACCTCCCGAGAAATTGTCTCTCCACATCCATCACACCGAGGAGCCTCTTAGTCCTTAGGGCTCCTCGCTGCTGCGAGCTCCATGCGTGTCCCCAGTGAGCCGTGTCCTGGCGAGGGCCCCGCAGCCTTGGGGAGGTGGCTGCGGCGGTGCTTGCTGAGATGTGACCCCTGGCTGAACGCCTCGCCACACTCGGGACACTTGAACGGCTTCTCCCCGGTGTGCACGCGGCGGTGCCGCTCCAGGTGCGACGCCCAGGCAAATCCCTTCCCGCAATCATCACAGGTGTAGCTCTTGTGCTCAGCGTGGCCGCGCTGGTGCACCAGGAACAGCGGCGCTTCCCCGAAGCGCTTCCCGCAGTCGCCACACTTGTAGGGCCGCTCCGGCGAGTGCGTCTTGCGGTGCTGCAGCAGATGCGCCTTCTGCGTGAAGCGCTCGCCGCAGCTGGCGCAGGGGAAGGGCCGCTCGCCCGTGTGCACGCGCCGGTGCCGCTCCAGGTGCGACGCCCACACGAAGCCCTTCCCGCAGTCGCCGCAGCGGTGCGAGTGCTCCCGGCCGTGGCACCGCTGGTGCCGCGccagcgccggccccgcccggaACAGCTTCCCGCAGTCGCCGCAGCGCAGCGGCCTCCTGCCCAGGTGCGTGCGGCGGTGCCGCGCCAGGTCCGAGCTCTGGCTGAAGGTCTTCCCGCAGGCCGGGCAGCGGTGTGGCCGCTCGCCGGCGTGGCTGCGGCGGTGCTTGGCCAGGTGCGAGCCCTGGCTGAACGCCTCGCCGCACTCGGCACACCCAAAAGGCTTCTCACCGGTGTGCACGCGGCGGTGCCGCTCCAGGTGTGAGGCCCACACGAAGCCCTTCCCGCAGTCGCCGCACTTGTGGGGTTTGTCGGCGGCGTGGCCGCGGCCGTGGGCCGCCAGCTCGGCGGCGGCAGCGAAGCGCTTCCCACAGTCGCCGCACTTGTGCGGGCGGTCGCCGGCGGCGTGGGTGCGGCGGTGCTGCCGCAGGTGCGAGCTCTGGCTGTAGGTCTCGCCGCACTCGGGGCAGCTGAAGGGCCGCTCACCTGTGTGCACCCGCTGGTGCCGCTCCAGGTGCGAGGCCCACGGGAAGCTCTTCCCGCAGTCGGCGCAGCTGAACGGCCGTTCCCGGGCCGGTCCTTGTCCGCGTGGGGGTTTGGCACAGCCGAGTTTGGGGAGCGTGGCGGGTTTGGGGGGCACGGCTTTGTCTGGGCGCTTCGCTTTGCGCCGGTGGGAGCCCAGGGGCTTCTCCCGCTCCAGGCTGAGGGATgagtgcccagcactgctctccagtGCTCCTTTCTCCACTGCTTTTTCACTCAccagcccctgagctgctgggaaaagggagaaacaggatttaaaataaaggaaatacaaCAGGATTGTCCTTAAAAATTTCGCTTTTTCACTCAtcagcccctgagctgctgggaaaagggagaagaaaacgGGGAGGGCGTGGCCCTGATTGAGCAGGGGTAGGATTAAAAACAATAGAGCAACAACAAGATTCCCCCTAAAAATCTTGTTCTcccaaggaggaggaagagagatCCAACACAGAGCTGATCCCAGTTTGAACTGGAAATGTGGAGATGCCAAGGGGCACTCCAGTCCCagaattttcaatttaaattagGAGAGATCAATAAcgttttcctgaagaaaaataattaaggaaAGAGCTGGGGCTTGGGGAAATCCCCCTGGAAACTTGCCCAGATCCTTCAGCCCCTCTTCCCAAACTGCTTTGCTTGAAGCAAAGGAAGGACAAGGGGATGTACAACAAGGAAAGAGACTTTTGGGGCGTCCTTACCCAGGGACATGAGGGTCTCGTAGCTCTCGTGCATCACGTCGAGGTACAGAGACTTCTGCCGCGGATCCAGCAGCACCCACGGCTCCATGGCAGAGGGAACAACGCACGTTCCTCCCTCGgggctccccaaaatcccctgtaGGGAGGAGAAACCCCTTGAAATCGAGGAATTCCCACACACACAGTGCTTCCCGCTCGAGATTTCACCCTTTTCCTGCGGTCACCTCGGGGAATGCCG from Molothrus aeneus isolate 106 unplaced genomic scaffold, BPBGC_Maene_1.0 scaffold_30, whole genome shotgun sequence carries:
- the LOC136570185 gene encoding zinc finger protein CKR1-like isoform X2; this encodes MEPWVLLDPRQKSLYLDVMHESYETLMSLAAQGLVSEKAVEKGALESSAGHSSLSLEREKPLGSHRRKAKRPDKAVPPKPATLPKLGCAKPPRGQGPARERPFSCADCGKSFPWASHLERHQRVHTGERPFSCPECGETYSQSSHLRQHRRTHAAGDRPHKCGDCGKRFAAAAELAAHGRGHAADKPHKCGDCGKGFVWASHLERHRRVHTGEKPFGCAECGEAFSQGSHLAKHRRSHAGERPHRCPACGKTFSQSSDLARHRRTHLGRRPLRCGDCGKLFRAGPALARHQRCHGREHSHRCGDCGKGFVWASHLERHRRVHTGERPFPCASCGERFTQKAHLLQHRKTHSPERPYKCGDCGKRFGEAPLFLVHQRGHAEHKSYTCDDCGKGFAWASHLERHRRVHTGEKPFKCPECGEAFSQGSHLSKHRRSHLPKAAGPSPGHGSLGTRMELAAARSPKD
- the LOC136570185 gene encoding zinc finger protein CKR1-like isoform X1, with the translated sequence MLLDGICQNGGGEAGTLLLGISPGWRGCENPAFPEGILGSPEGGTCVVPSAMEPWVLLDPRQKSLYLDVMHESYETLMSLAQGLVSEKAVEKGALESSAGHSSLSLEREKPLGSHRRKAKRPDKAVPPKPATLPKLGCAKPPRGQGPARERPFSCADCGKSFPWASHLERHQRVHTGERPFSCPECGETYSQSSHLRQHRRTHAAGDRPHKCGDCGKRFAAAAELAAHGRGHAADKPHKCGDCGKGFVWASHLERHRRVHTGEKPFGCAECGEAFSQGSHLAKHRRSHAGERPHRCPACGKTFSQSSDLARHRRTHLGRRPLRCGDCGKLFRAGPALARHQRCHGREHSHRCGDCGKGFVWASHLERHRRVHTGERPFPCASCGERFTQKAHLLQHRKTHSPERPYKCGDCGKRFGEAPLFLVHQRGHAEHKSYTCDDCGKGFAWASHLERHRRVHTGEKPFKCPECGEAFSQGSHLSKHRRSHLPKAAGPSPGHGSLGTRMELAAARSPKD